The window TCCCGAAGGACACGAGGGCGCTCATCGCGACGGGCGAGGAGTACGGCCAGCCGATGCGCCTCGTCCGGGCGGCCGTGGAGGTCAACGACGCGCGGCCGGCGGTGATGGTGGAGAAGATCCGCAACGCCCTCGGCGGAGAGCTGGCCGGGACGACCGTCGCGCTGCTGGGGCTGTCGTTCAAGCCGAACACCGACGACGTGAGGGAGTCCCCGGCCCTGAAGATCGCCGCGGAGCTCGTGCGCTCCGGCGCCCGCGTCCGCGCCTTCGACCCGGTCGCGGGGGACAACGCCCGGGCCGCCGGCTTCGAGGGGGAGCTCGCCCCGGACGAATACCGGGCGTGCGAGGGCGCCGACGCGGTGGTGATCGCCACCGAGTGGAACCAGTTCCGCAATCTCGATCTCGACCGGCTCGGCGCGGCGCTCGCGCGCAAGGTGATGATCGACCTGAGGAACGTCTACGAGCCGGATGACCTGGCCCGCCTCGGTTTCACCTACGTCGCCGTGGGGCGGCCCGCAGCGGGAGGAAGGGAGGCGCGCGCGTGAAGGCCCTGGTGACGGGAGGGGGAGGATTCATCGGGTCGAACCTCGTGGAGGCTCTCCTGCTCCGCGGGATCGACGTCCGCGTGCTGGACAACTTCGCCACCGGCCGCCGCGAGAACCTCGCCGAGGCGGAGGAATGGGCGCGCCGCGGCGGCGCCTCGTTCGAGCTGCTCTGCGGCGACGTGCGCGACGCGGGCGACGCCGCGGCGGCCGTCGCCGGGTGCGAGTGGGTCTTCCACGAGGCGGCGCTTCCCTCCGTGGCGCGCTCGGTGGAGGATCCGCTCGGCTCCCATCAGGTGAACGTGGACGGGACGTTGACCATGCTGCTGGCGGCGCGGGACGCGGGCGTCCGCCGGTTCGTCTTCGCCTCTTCCTCCTCGGTCTACGGCGATTCTCCCACGCTGCCGAAGGTCGAAACGCAGCCGCCGGCGCCGATCTCGCCGTACGGTCTCGACAAGCTCGCCGCGGAGAGCTACTGCGCCCTGTTCCACCGGCTCTACGGCCTGCCGACGGTGGCCCTGCGCTACTTCAACGTGTTCGGCCCGCGGCAGGATCCCGCCTCGGAGTACGCCGCGGTCATCCCGCGGTTCATCGCCCGCATGGCTGCCGGAAAAGCCCCGACGATCTACGGGGACGGCGGCCAGACCCGCGACTTTTCGTACGTGGAGAACGTCGTCCAGGCGAACCTCAAGGCGGCCGAGGCGCCGGAGAGCGCGTGCGGCCGAGCCTACAACATCGCGTGCGGGCAGCGGGTCTCCCTCCTCGAGCTGGTCGCCCGCCTCGGCCGGCTGCTCGAGGTCGAGATCGAGCCGGAGCACACCGACCCGCGACCGGGCGACATCCGCCACTCGCTGGCCGACATCGGCGCCGCGCGGGAGGCGCTCGGGTACGAGCCGAGCGTCACCCTCGACGAGGGGCTGGCCCGCACCATCGCCTGGTTCACCCGCGCGCCGGGGACCGCCTGAGCGATGTCCACCTTTCCCCTCGACGCGGCGTTCGTTCTCGCCGGCGGCGCGGGGAAGCGGCTGTGGCCCTGGAGCGGCCCCGATCTGCCGAAGCCGCTGCTGCCGCTGGGGGGCGGGGGACGCACCCTTCTCGCGGCCACGCTCGACCGGCTGGAGGGGCTCGTCGCCCCGGGCGGCGTCCGGCTGCTCGCCCCGGCCTCCCTCGCGCCGCGCCTCGCCGCGGCGGAACCCCGCGCGGCCGGACTCGAGATCTGGCACGAGCCCTCCCCCCGCGACACGGGGCCCGCGATCGCCCTGGCGATGCGGCGGCTCCTGGAGGCGGCGCCCGATGCGGTGGCGGCGGTGCTGCCCGCCGACCACAGGGTCGAGGAGCTCGGGCGATTCCGCGCCGCGCTTTCGGCCG of the Acidobacteriota bacterium genome contains:
- a CDS encoding SDR family oxidoreductase; amino-acid sequence: MKALVTGGGGFIGSNLVEALLLRGIDVRVLDNFATGRRENLAEAEEWARRGGASFELLCGDVRDAGDAAAAVAGCEWVFHEAALPSVARSVEDPLGSHQVNVDGTLTMLLAARDAGVRRFVFASSSSVYGDSPTLPKVETQPPAPISPYGLDKLAAESYCALFHRLYGLPTVALRYFNVFGPRQDPASEYAAVIPRFIARMAAGKAPTIYGDGGQTRDFSYVENVVQANLKAAEAPESACGRAYNIACGQRVSLLELVARLGRLLEVEIEPEHTDPRPGDIRHSLADIGAAREALGYEPSVTLDEGLARTIAWFTRAPGTA
- a CDS encoding mannose-1-phosphate guanylyltransferase; this encodes MSTFPLDAAFVLAGGAGKRLWPWSGPDLPKPLLPLGGGGRTLLAATLDRLEGLVAPGGVRLLAPASLAPRLAAAEPRAAGLEIWHEPSPRDTGPAIALAMRRLLEAAPDAVAAVLPADHRVEELGRFRAALSA